In the genome of Pseudomonas bubulae, one region contains:
- a CDS encoding MFS transporter, producing MSQSATASLISDDDKNAIYKRITLRLIPFIFICYLFNYLDRVNVGFAKLQMLDALKFSETVYGLGAGIFFIGYVLCGVPSNLALTRFGPRRWIAVMMISWGTLSTCLMFVTTPTGFYTLRLLTGAAEAGFFPGVVLYLSQWFPTFRRGRIMALFMCAIPVSGLIGGPFSGWILSHFAAGQGGLAGWQWMFLLQGVPTVLLGGLAIYLLSDSFANAKWLGAHERAVLEADHRLDADSKPASSTDSLLAVFKNPAIWAFGLIYFCIQSGVYAINFWLPSIIKNLGFSDTLVIGWISAIPYLLAAVFMLLVGRSADLHKERRWHLVVPMLMGALGLVIAVNFATQPAIAILGLTIATMGALTGLPMFWPVPTAMLSAGAAAGGLALINSMGQMAGFLSPYLVGFVKDATGSTDVALYLLAAVIVGGSLLALRMTRGIKNA from the coding sequence ATGTCACAGAGCGCCACCGCATCGCTGATCAGCGATGACGATAAAAACGCCATCTACAAACGCATCACCCTGCGCTTGATTCCGTTTATTTTTATCTGCTATCTGTTCAATTACCTCGACCGGGTAAACGTTGGCTTTGCCAAATTACAGATGCTTGACGCCCTCAAGTTCAGCGAAACGGTCTACGGCCTGGGTGCCGGGATCTTCTTTATCGGCTACGTCTTGTGTGGCGTACCGAGCAATCTGGCCCTGACCCGATTCGGCCCCAGGCGCTGGATTGCGGTGATGATGATCAGTTGGGGCACACTGTCGACCTGCCTGATGTTTGTCACCACGCCTACTGGCTTCTATACCCTGCGCCTGCTGACCGGCGCGGCTGAAGCGGGCTTTTTCCCGGGCGTGGTGCTGTATCTGTCGCAGTGGTTCCCGACGTTTCGTCGTGGCCGGATCATGGCGCTGTTCATGTGTGCCATTCCTGTTTCGGGTTTGATCGGTGGGCCTTTCTCCGGCTGGATCCTCAGCCACTTCGCTGCAGGCCAGGGCGGCCTTGCCGGCTGGCAGTGGATGTTCCTGCTGCAAGGCGTGCCTACGGTGTTGCTGGGCGGCCTGGCGATCTACCTGCTCAGTGACAGTTTTGCCAACGCCAAATGGCTGGGTGCCCACGAGCGGGCGGTACTGGAAGCCGACCATCGCCTGGACGCGGACAGCAAGCCGGCCTCTTCCACCGATTCGCTGCTGGCAGTGTTCAAAAACCCGGCCATCTGGGCCTTTGGCCTGATTTACTTCTGCATCCAGAGTGGCGTGTACGCGATCAACTTCTGGTTGCCGTCGATCATCAAGAACCTGGGTTTCAGCGACACCCTGGTGATTGGCTGGATCAGCGCCATTCCCTACCTGCTGGCAGCGGTATTTATGCTGCTGGTCGGGCGTTCTGCCGACTTGCACAAGGAACGCCGCTGGCACCTGGTGGTGCCGATGCTGATGGGTGCGCTGGGGCTGGTGATTGCGGTGAATTTCGCCACCCAGCCGGCCATAGCGATTCTGGGCCTGACCATTGCCACCATGGGCGCACTGACCGGTTTGCCGATGTTCTGGCCGGTGCCGACGGCGATGCTCAGTGCAGGGGCGGCCGCAGGCGGCCTGGCACTGATCAACTCAATGGGGCAAATGGCCGGTTTCCTCAGCCCGTACCTGGTGGGTTTTGTCAAAGACGCCACCGGTTCCACTGACGTGGCGCTGTACTTGCTGGCAGCGGTGATCGTGGGCGGCAGCCTGCTGGCCCTGCGCATGACCCGTGGAATCAAAAACGCATAA
- a CDS encoding sugar diacid recognition domain-containing protein — protein MFELDHDLAQDIVDRAMAILPYNVNVMDSQGLILGSGEPERINTRHEGAQLVLANGRVVEIDAQTAKCLKGVQPGINLPLLLDQRLIGVLGLTGEPELLRTYAELVRMTAEMLVGQRFQQAEQQWRRQRCDDLVALLLSEGGDSPRLMDEAQQLGLKPQLSRIPYLFELGNGQSAEALSAWLQSRYPDSWCVCPATGSLLWCRPATAALDDLRLLERLDGQGWQVLRIAAGGQADALKGLRRCYRRVGDLLAYGRDVLPHTRLLTLDRYRLPVMLWRHRNDDALEELLGPLHKVVAKDANGQLITTLRSWCEHDGQSQACADALGIHRNSLRYRMERIAELSGVDPLSLNGMLALYLGVQLLPQS, from the coding sequence ATGTTTGAACTGGACCACGATTTGGCGCAGGACATCGTTGACCGTGCGATGGCCATTTTGCCTTACAACGTAAACGTTATGGACAGCCAGGGCCTGATCCTGGGCAGTGGCGAGCCCGAGCGTATCAATACCCGGCACGAAGGGGCGCAATTGGTGCTGGCCAATGGACGGGTGGTGGAAATCGACGCACAAACGGCCAAATGCCTTAAGGGCGTGCAGCCGGGTATCAACTTGCCACTGCTGCTCGACCAGCGACTGATCGGGGTGCTGGGCCTGACTGGCGAGCCCGAACTGCTGCGTACCTATGCCGAACTGGTGCGTATGACCGCTGAAATGCTGGTGGGCCAGCGCTTTCAGCAGGCCGAGCAACAATGGCGACGCCAGCGTTGTGATGACTTGGTGGCTTTGCTGCTCAGCGAAGGCGGTGACTCCCCGCGCCTGATGGATGAGGCCCAGCAGCTGGGGCTCAAGCCGCAGCTGTCTCGCATCCCCTATCTGTTCGAGCTGGGCAACGGACAAAGTGCCGAGGCTTTGAGTGCCTGGTTGCAATCACGCTACCCGGACAGCTGGTGTGTGTGCCCGGCAACCGGGTCCCTGCTGTGGTGCCGCCCTGCAACCGCTGCACTGGATGATCTGCGTTTGCTGGAGAGGCTCGACGGCCAGGGCTGGCAGGTATTGCGCATTGCTGCGGGCGGGCAGGCCGATGCGCTCAAGGGGTTGCGCCGCTGTTACCGCCGGGTGGGGGATTTGCTGGCCTATGGCCGTGATGTGCTGCCGCACACCCGGTTGTTAACCCTTGATCGCTATCGCTTGCCGGTAATGCTGTGGCGCCATCGCAATGATGATGCATTGGAAGAACTGCTCGGCCCGCTGCACAAAGTAGTGGCCAAGGACGCCAATGGCCAATTGATTACCACACTGCGCAGTTGGTGCGAGCACGACGGCCAGAGCCAGGCCTGCGCCGATGCGCTGGGGATTCATCGCAACAGCCTGCGTTATCGGATGGAGCGCATCGCGGAATTGAGCGGCGTCGACCCCTTGAGCCTCAATGGCATGCTGGCCCTTTATCTGGGGGTGCAGTTACTGCCCCAGAGCTGA
- a CDS encoding glycerate kinase codes for MKIVIAPDSFKDSLSAEKVADAIAAGLADVMPHAQLIKCPMADGGEGTVEAIVAAGNGQLRRNHVQGPLGAPVEAHWGWLPDSHTAIIEMAEASGLQLLKPEQRNACITSTFGTGELIKAALDAGARRVILAIGGSATNDAGAGALQALGLGLFDAQGNHLPRGGLALAHVARIELSDLDPRLAEVRFEIAADVNNPLCGEHGASAIFGPQKGASAEQVRLLDQALGHFADHCANVLPKDVRHEPGSGAAGGLGFAAKAFFGAQFRAGVEVVAELVGLAEAVKGADLVITGEGRFDAQTLRGKTPFGVASIARAEGVPVVVLAGTLGEGYQALYEHGINAAFAIASGPMTLQDACARAAPLLTDRARDIARLLILARG; via the coding sequence ATGAAAATCGTGATTGCCCCCGACTCGTTCAAAGACAGTCTGAGTGCCGAAAAAGTCGCCGATGCGATCGCTGCCGGTCTGGCTGATGTCATGCCCCACGCGCAGTTGATCAAATGCCCGATGGCCGATGGTGGTGAAGGCACAGTCGAAGCGATTGTCGCCGCCGGTAATGGCCAGTTGCGCCGCAATCATGTGCAAGGCCCTCTGGGCGCGCCGGTCGAGGCCCATTGGGGCTGGCTGCCGGACAGCCACACAGCCATCATCGAAATGGCCGAAGCCAGCGGCCTGCAACTGCTCAAGCCGGAGCAGCGCAATGCCTGCATCACCAGCACCTTTGGTACTGGCGAACTGATCAAGGCTGCCCTGGACGCCGGTGCCCGCAGGGTGATCCTGGCTATCGGCGGCAGTGCAACCAACGACGCCGGGGCCGGCGCGTTGCAGGCCCTGGGTCTGGGCTTGTTCGATGCCCAGGGCAACCACCTGCCGCGTGGCGGCCTGGCGCTGGCCCATGTGGCGCGTATCGAACTGTCAGACCTGGACCCGCGCCTGGCCGAAGTACGCTTTGAAATTGCCGCCGACGTCAACAACCCGCTGTGTGGCGAGCACGGTGCTTCGGCAATCTTCGGCCCGCAAAAAGGCGCATCCGCCGAACAGGTGCGCTTGCTGGATCAGGCGCTGGGGCACTTTGCCGATCACTGTGCAAACGTGCTGCCCAAGGATGTGCGCCACGAGCCAGGCTCGGGCGCTGCCGGCGGGCTGGGGTTTGCTGCCAAGGCGTTCTTCGGCGCGCAGTTTCGCGCCGGGGTTGAAGTAGTGGCCGAGCTTGTAGGGTTGGCAGAAGCGGTGAAGGGCGCAGACCTGGTGATCACCGGTGAAGGCCGTTTCGATGCCCAGACCCTGCGCGGCAAAACCCCCTTTGGCGTGGCGAGCATCGCCCGCGCTGAAGGGGTCCCGGTGGTGGTATTGGCCGGCACGTTGGGCGAGGGGTATCAGGCGCTGTATGAGCACGGCATCAACGCGGCATTTGCAATTGCCAGCGGCCCGATGACCCTGCAGGACGCCTGCGCCCGGGCAGCACCATTGCTCACCGACCGGGCGCGGGATATTGCGCGGTTGCTGATCCTGGCCCGGGGTTAA
- the pssA gene encoding CDP-diacylglycerol--serine O-phosphatidyltransferase — translation MPSLFKRSLLPKLRSFPLSADALSILPSPADFRRCLLEQIAGARHRITLVALYLQQDEAGQEILDALHAAKAAHPELEIAVVVDWLRAQRGLIGAGKQPGNAAWYQAQTAAHDTQVPIYGVPVQTRELFGVLHLKGFIVDDCVIYSGASLNNVYLHKLDKYRFDRYHLLHNKPLADSMQHFVQHDLIESKAVHRLDLPTLPTTRSLRSAIGDFRSHLKKASYDTSAGTVGHFGLSVSPLLGVGKNNQLSRVICELIASSQQQLTICTPYFNLPLPVTREINRALERGVRIDIVVGDKTANDFYIPPSEPFRVIAALPYLYELSLRRFAKSHQRMIDNGLLNLHLWREGDNTYHLKGMWVDDRYTLLTGNNLNPRAFRLDLENGLLIDDPRRELLEPRSKELEAIFAHTQRIDNFKDLETLADYPPAVAKFLRRVSRVRIERLLYRIL, via the coding sequence ATGCCGTCGCTCTTCAAACGCTCCTTGCTGCCTAAACTGCGCAGCTTTCCGTTGTCCGCCGATGCGCTGAGCATCTTGCCCAGCCCTGCGGATTTTCGCCGCTGCCTGCTGGAGCAGATTGCAGGTGCACGCCATCGCATCACGCTGGTGGCCTTGTACCTGCAACAGGACGAAGCCGGGCAGGAGATCCTCGATGCCCTGCACGCCGCCAAGGCCGCGCACCCCGAGCTGGAAATTGCCGTGGTGGTTGACTGGCTGCGCGCCCAGCGCGGGTTGATCGGTGCAGGCAAACAGCCCGGCAACGCGGCCTGGTATCAGGCACAAACCGCAGCCCACGACACCCAAGTGCCGATTTATGGCGTGCCGGTGCAGACCCGCGAACTGTTCGGGGTGCTGCATCTCAAGGGCTTTATCGTGGATGACTGCGTGATCTATAGCGGTGCAAGCCTGAACAACGTGTACCTGCACAAGCTCGACAAGTATCGATTCGACCGTTACCACCTGCTGCACAACAAGCCGCTGGCTGACAGCATGCAGCACTTTGTCCAGCATGATCTGATCGAGAGCAAGGCCGTGCATCGCCTCGACCTGCCCACATTGCCTACCACTCGCAGCCTGCGCAGCGCTATCGGGGACTTTCGCAGCCACCTGAAAAAAGCCAGCTACGATACCAGCGCCGGGACTGTCGGCCACTTTGGCCTGTCGGTCAGCCCGCTACTGGGGGTGGGTAAAAACAATCAGCTGAGCCGGGTTATTTGTGAACTGATCGCCAGCAGCCAGCAACAGCTGACCATCTGCACCCCGTACTTCAACCTGCCATTGCCGGTGACTCGTGAAATCAACCGGGCTCTGGAACGTGGAGTGCGGATTGATATCGTGGTGGGCGACAAGACCGCCAACGACTTCTATATCCCGCCGAGCGAACCGTTTCGGGTTATCGCAGCGCTGCCGTATCTGTATGAGCTGAGCCTGCGCCGCTTCGCCAAGAGCCATCAGCGCATGATCGACAACGGTCTGTTGAACCTGCATCTGTGGCGCGAAGGTGACAACACCTACCACCTTAAAGGCATGTGGGTGGATGACCGCTACACCTTGCTGACCGGCAATAACCTCAATCCACGGGCATTCCGCCTGGATCTGGAAAACGGCCTGTTGATCGACGACCCACGCCGTGAGTTGCTGGAGCCGCGCAGCAAGGAGCTGGAGGCTATCTTTGCCCATACGCAACGTATCGACAACTTCAAGGACCTGGAAACCCTGGCTGATTATCCGCCAGCGGTGGCCAAGTTCCTGCGTCGCGTAAGCCGGGTACGGATCGAACGCCTGCTCTACCGAATTCTCTGA
- a CDS encoding metalloregulator ArsR/SmtB family transcription factor codes for MLATDSPDAARNNGATAERILFLLKTRGPLKTADLGAMLDITPEAARQQVQKLVDGAMIVGCLMPPVGAGRPSQKWVLTDAAQARFPNTHAQLTAQLIDSIKLIYGNEGIDKVVESMELANTREYVAACEQGRNLQEKVQVLVAIRDSAGYMASMEAEGENWLIIENHCPICVAAQQCQGFCRAELQVFQAAIGDSGQVERTEHMITGSRRCVYRVTPA; via the coding sequence ATGCTCGCGACTGACTCCCCTGATGCTGCACGCAACAACGGTGCCACTGCCGAGCGGATCCTGTTTCTGCTGAAAACCCGCGGGCCGCTGAAAACCGCGGATCTTGGGGCAATGCTCGATATCACCCCGGAAGCTGCGCGCCAGCAGGTCCAGAAGCTGGTAGACGGCGCCATGATCGTTGGCTGCCTGATGCCGCCGGTTGGGGCCGGGCGCCCTTCGCAAAAATGGGTGTTGACCGATGCCGCTCAAGCCAGATTCCCCAATACCCATGCGCAGCTCACGGCGCAGTTGATTGATTCAATCAAGCTGATCTACGGCAATGAAGGGATCGACAAAGTGGTCGAGAGCATGGAACTGGCCAATACCCGCGAATACGTTGCAGCCTGTGAGCAAGGGCGAAACCTGCAAGAGAAAGTTCAGGTGCTGGTGGCCATACGCGACAGCGCCGGGTATATGGCGAGCATGGAAGCTGAAGGCGAGAACTGGCTGATCATCGAAAATCACTGCCCGATCTGTGTTGCAGCGCAGCAATGCCAGGGCTTTTGCCGGGCAGAGTTGCAAGTGTTCCAGGCGGCCATCGGGGACTCGGGGCAGGTTGAGCGAACAGAACACATGATCACAGGCAGTCGCCGTTGCGTGTATCGGGTAACCCCTGCTTGA
- a CDS encoding MFS transporter: MTTASGWSALLWGRNGLRSVALAGGVALHAINVYLVTTILPSVVKDIGGLDYYAWNTTLFVVASIIGSVVSAKCLSALGPRLAYSLAGLVFALGCGVCSSAPDMAVLVLGRTTQGLGGGLLFALPYSMIRLVFNQTLWPRAMALISGMWGAATLIGPAVGGVFAQYDAWRAAFWALIPVTLLFMLLAWAMLPGKSVEASPRLVLPWLQLLLLTGVVMAIALGSIKPSPLYNALGLVIGLVLLYAVYRVESSDRHRMLPKHSLSPGSALLPIYLSMSLMVIGMTSEVFVPYFLQVLHLQTPLVAGYIAALMAAGWTLGALYSSGLALASANRAICCGPVFVVSGLALAAVCVPQSGSSLISLTGVSLAMIGVGTGIGLAWPHLLTRVLANVPDSEKDIAGASITTVQLIATAIGAALAGMIANMAGLSAPGGVEGAANAAAWLFGLYAVLSALLFITVRQVIAHSAKR; encoded by the coding sequence ATGACAACGGCATCGGGATGGTCGGCATTGCTATGGGGCCGCAACGGGCTGCGATCGGTGGCACTGGCAGGCGGAGTGGCGTTGCATGCCATCAACGTGTATCTGGTGACAACCATCTTACCCTCGGTGGTCAAGGATATCGGCGGGCTGGATTACTACGCCTGGAACACCACACTGTTTGTGGTGGCCTCGATCATTGGCTCGGTAGTGTCGGCCAAATGCCTGTCGGCCCTTGGCCCCAGGCTCGCGTATAGCCTCGCCGGGCTGGTCTTTGCGCTGGGTTGCGGGGTGTGCAGCAGCGCCCCTGACATGGCCGTGCTGGTGTTGGGGCGCACCACTCAAGGCCTTGGCGGCGGACTGTTGTTTGCCCTGCCGTATTCAATGATCCGACTGGTGTTCAACCAAACCCTGTGGCCAAGGGCAATGGCCCTGATTTCAGGAATGTGGGGCGCCGCGACCTTGATTGGCCCGGCCGTTGGCGGGGTGTTTGCGCAGTACGATGCCTGGCGTGCAGCATTCTGGGCACTGATCCCGGTGACCCTGCTGTTTATGCTGCTGGCCTGGGCCATGCTGCCCGGAAAAAGCGTCGAGGCATCACCTCGTCTGGTCTTGCCCTGGCTGCAACTGTTGCTGTTGACTGGCGTAGTGATGGCGATTGCCCTGGGCAGCATCAAGCCATCGCCGCTGTATAACGCGCTTGGGCTGGTGATCGGGCTGGTACTGCTGTATGCCGTGTACCGTGTTGAAAGCAGCGACAGGCACCGCATGTTGCCCAAGCACAGCCTGAGCCCTGGCAGTGCGCTGTTGCCGATCTATCTGTCGATGAGCCTGATGGTCATTGGCATGACCAGCGAAGTGTTTGTACCGTACTTCTTGCAGGTTTTGCATCTGCAAACCCCGCTGGTGGCGGGCTATATTGCAGCACTGATGGCGGCCGGCTGGACCCTTGGTGCGCTTTACAGCAGCGGCCTGGCGCTGGCATCTGCCAACCGGGCAATCTGCTGCGGCCCCGTATTTGTGGTGTCGGGGCTGGCACTGGCGGCTGTCTGTGTGCCGCAAAGCGGCAGTTCATTGATCAGCCTGACCGGCGTTTCCCTGGCAATGATCGGCGTCGGTACAGGGATCGGGCTGGCGTGGCCGCATCTGCTTACCCGAGTACTGGCCAATGTGCCTGACAGCGAAAAGGACATTGCCGGTGCGTCCATTACCACCGTGCAACTGATTGCCACGGCGATTGGCGCGGCACTGGCGGGGATGATTGCGAATATGGCCGGTTTATCCGCTCCGGGTGGCGTGGAGGGGGCCGCCAATGCTGCCGCCTGGCTCTTTGGCCTGTATGCCGTGTTGTCTGCGTTGCTGTTTATAACGGTGCGACAGGTGATTGCCCATAGTGCAAAGCGCTGA
- a CDS encoding SCO family protein gives MNDLLTRRRVVTGLGLLSLGLIAGCDPGSGLSYKYGKDLSNEILGRKFKLRDAQGNEMMLGSFRGMMPMIFFGFTQCPAVCPTALARAAQAKKMMGPDGDRLQVVFITLDPERDKPAMLDAYVKAFDPSFIALSGTLEETAATAKEFKVFYEKIPTGDSYTLSHTATSFVFDSRGVLRLGLSPSLSAKQCAEDLLTVMSVC, from the coding sequence ATGAATGATTTACTGACTCGCCGCCGCGTAGTCACCGGTCTTGGCTTGCTCAGCCTGGGCTTGATCGCAGGTTGCGACCCTGGCAGCGGTTTGTCATACAAGTACGGCAAAGACCTCAGCAATGAAATCCTCGGGCGCAAGTTCAAGCTCAGGGATGCTCAAGGCAACGAGATGATGCTGGGTAGTTTTCGCGGGATGATGCCGATGATTTTCTTCGGCTTTACCCAGTGCCCGGCCGTGTGCCCGACCGCCCTGGCCCGTGCCGCCCAGGCGAAGAAAATGATGGGCCCCGACGGCGACCGCTTGCAGGTGGTGTTTATCACCCTGGACCCGGAGCGCGACAAGCCGGCGATGCTTGATGCCTATGTAAAAGCCTTTGACCCAAGCTTTATTGCCTTGTCCGGCACCCTGGAAGAAACCGCGGCTACGGCCAAGGAATTCAAGGTGTTTTACGAGAAGATCCCTACCGGTGACTCTTACACCCTGTCTCACACCGCAACCAGTTTCGTTTTCGATTCCCGTGGTGTGTTGCGTCTTGGCCTGTCGCCTTCACTGTCAGCCAAGCAGTGTGCCGAAGACCTGCTCACCGTGATGTCAGTCTGCTAA
- a CDS encoding copper chaperone PCu(A)C: MKPVKYLLLSLLGMSLHVSAQTVVDDAWVRATVAGQPSTGAFMHITSSTDSKLVEVRSAVAKTVQIHESKMQNDVMSMQPVTSVALPAGKSVAIEPEGYHVMLIDLVNQVKAGDQVPLTLIVEDSKGVKEQIEVKAEARALNSMPMHHDHGSMH, from the coding sequence ATGAAGCCTGTTAAGTATCTACTGTTGTCACTGCTGGGCATGAGCCTGCACGTTTCTGCGCAAACCGTTGTTGATGATGCCTGGGTACGCGCCACCGTGGCCGGTCAGCCTTCGACCGGTGCCTTTATGCACATTACTTCGAGCACCGACAGCAAGCTGGTTGAAGTCCGTTCTGCGGTAGCCAAGACCGTACAGATCCACGAATCGAAGATGCAAAACGACGTGATGAGCATGCAGCCAGTGACATCGGTAGCGCTACCGGCGGGCAAGAGCGTGGCCATCGAACCTGAGGGCTACCATGTGATGCTGATTGACCTGGTCAATCAGGTCAAAGCCGGTGACCAGGTACCTTTGACCCTGATTGTTGAAGACAGCAAAGGGGTCAAGGAACAGATTGAGGTGAAGGCCGAGGCGCGTGCACTTAATAGCATGCCGATGCACCACGATCATGGTTCGATGCACTGA